A stretch of the Papaver somniferum cultivar HN1 chromosome 6, ASM357369v1, whole genome shotgun sequence genome encodes the following:
- the LOC113285563 gene encoding uncharacterized protein LOC113285563 encodes MGAGIYKSQFLAAEFMKAKLQEVRNELRKVRKKDESLKAQLDDKRQKNNTGVHGQIRDSSYQQGIGIPSSFPSSFGLCCLRNFRKKVVALAYVDTKLLIDDHYDCTIDEIIDPTAMLCDRDDVLGNVKRSEFVKWPKAYVTIVGDPSS; translated from the exons ATGGGTGCTGGTATTTATAAATCTCAGTTTCTTGCTGCTGAGTTTATGAAGGCCAAGTTGCAGGAAGTGAGGAACGAATTGCGGAAAGTGAGGAAGAAAGACGAATCTTTGAAAGCACAGTTGGATGATAAAAGACAGAAAAACAACACTGGAGTACATGGTCAGATCCGTGATAGCTCTTATCAACAG GGTATTGGGATCCCTTCGTCCTTTCCttcgtcgtttggtctttgctgTTTGAGGAACTTCAGAAAAAAGGTTGTTGCACTTGCATATGTTGATACTAAGCTACTGATTGATGACCACTACGACTGCACGATTGACGAAATTATTGATCCAACTGCGATGTTGTGCGATAGAGATGATGTACTTGGGAATGTTAAAAGAAGTGAGTTTGTTAAGTGGCCCAAGGCCTATGTGACTATTGTAGGAGATCCATCAAGTTAG